A section of the Phaseolus vulgaris cultivar G19833 chromosome 8, P. vulgaris v2.0, whole genome shotgun sequence genome encodes:
- the LOC137825133 gene encoding uncharacterized protein, producing the protein MTDLPIQKVLQKPDVTGRMVRWAVELSEFDIVYESRGSIKGQIYADFVAELSLGRAQQEVELDSQWLLSVDGSSNQQGSGTGIFLEGPNGLLIEQALRFAFKASNNQAEYEALIAGMLLAKEMGVRSLLAKSDLLLVTGHVTGEYQAKDPQMVAYLRYVQVLKGTFAAFELVHVPR; encoded by the coding sequence atgacggatctccccatccagaaggtgttGCAGAAACCAGATGTCActggaaggatggttcgctgggcggtggagctgtcagagtttgatatagTATACGAGTCCAGGGGCTccatcaaggggcagatttatGCAGATTTCGTTGCAGAGCTCTCACTAGGACGTGCCCAACAGGAAGTGGAGCTTGATTCCCAATGGTTGTTATCAGTAGACGGATCCTCCAATCAGCAGGGAAGTGGCACCGGAATATTCTTGGAGGGGCCCAATGGGTTGTTGATTGAGCAAGCCCTAcggttcgccttcaaggcaagcaacaaccaagcagagtacgaggccttgatcgcaggaatgcttttggccaaggagatgggagtgCGAAGCCTCTTGGCGAAGAGTGACTTGCTGTTGGTTACAGGGCATGTGACAGGGGAATATCAAGCGAAAGACCCGCAGATGGTTGCGTATTTAAGATACGTTCAAGTGCTAAAGGGGACTTTTGCGGCGTTTGAGTTGGTGCATGTCCCGAGATAG